One part of the Streptomyces ferrugineus genome encodes these proteins:
- a CDS encoding SCO6745 family protein — protein sequence MTTATLQPRAGRRCHNVLNSLHSTSYFAPETGAELAALGITHPRAVNFAIRAAALGPVGAGAVTATFYNYKHDLVARHVPAVWATASPEDVLAARARAVDSSLRRLLGEDAVTSAEMAEAARLALRASEGCSRSARPLYSAHADLAVPEEPHLAYFHAATLLREHRGDGHLAVLMDAGLDGLEAVVTHTATGKGMAPKWVFSTRGWTQEDWDAAVGRLRERGVVDASGGLTAEGVALRAEIEAATDRLDRGPYELLGMAGVARLTELGAGFARAAVEAGAFPVDLLGRG from the coding sequence ATGACTACTGCCACGCTCCAACCGCGTGCCGGCCGGCGCTGCCACAACGTGCTCAACTCCCTGCACTCCACGTCCTACTTCGCCCCCGAGACGGGTGCGGAACTGGCCGCTCTCGGGATCACGCACCCCAGGGCGGTCAACTTCGCGATACGGGCCGCGGCGCTGGGGCCGGTCGGGGCGGGTGCGGTGACGGCGACGTTCTACAACTACAAGCACGATCTGGTGGCCCGGCACGTGCCCGCGGTGTGGGCGACCGCCTCGCCCGAGGACGTGCTGGCGGCACGCGCGCGTGCGGTCGACTCCTCGCTGCGGCGGCTGCTGGGCGAGGACGCCGTGACGTCCGCGGAGATGGCGGAGGCCGCGCGGCTCGCGCTGCGGGCGAGCGAGGGGTGTTCGCGCAGCGCTCGGCCGTTGTACTCGGCGCATGCGGATCTGGCGGTGCCCGAGGAGCCGCACCTGGCGTACTTCCACGCCGCGACGCTGTTGCGTGAGCATCGGGGGGACGGGCATCTCGCGGTGCTGATGGACGCGGGGCTGGATGGGCTCGAGGCGGTGGTGACGCATACCGCGACCGGGAAGGGCATGGCGCCGAAGTGGGTGTTCTCCACGCGGGGGTGGACGCAGGAGGACTGGGACGCGGCGGTGGGGCGGTTGCGGGAGCGGGGCGTGGTGGACGCCTCCGGTGGGCTCACGGCGGAGGGGGTCGCCCTGCGTGCGGAGATCGAGGCCGCGACGGACCGGCTGGATCGGGGGCCGTATGAGCTGCTCGGGATGGCGGGAGTGGCTCGGTTGACCGAGCTCGGGGCCGGGTTCGCCCGGGCCGCGGTGGAGGCGGGGGCGTTTCCGGTGGATCTGCTGGGGCGGGGCTGA
- a CDS encoding ATP-binding protein: protein MENHGRGSGPRPAGDADEPLGSRPPGPLPYEGVWRFTAPAVDASVPQARHAVRDLLYRQGVPVSDDMVQGVLLIVSELVTNAVRHAALLSPMLAVEVAVGAEWLRVSVEDNHPYRPTALEADHGQTGGRGLLLVREIAKEAGGVCDVEHTASGGKVIWAAVPLKPVHVR, encoded by the coding sequence ATGGAGAACCACGGGCGCGGGTCCGGCCCACGCCCAGCAGGCGACGCGGACGAACCCCTCGGATCCCGGCCGCCTGGTCCACTGCCGTACGAGGGGGTCTGGCGGTTCACCGCCCCCGCCGTCGACGCCTCGGTCCCGCAGGCCCGGCACGCCGTACGGGACCTGCTGTACCGCCAGGGCGTACCGGTGTCGGACGACATGGTCCAGGGCGTGCTGCTGATCGTGTCGGAGCTGGTCACGAACGCCGTCCGGCACGCGGCGCTGCTGTCGCCGATGCTCGCCGTGGAGGTCGCCGTCGGCGCCGAGTGGCTGCGGGTGTCCGTGGAGGACAACCACCCCTACCGCCCGACCGCCCTGGAGGCCGACCACGGCCAGACCGGGGGCCGGGGGCTGCTCCTGGTGCGCGAGATCGCCAAGGAGGCGGGGGGAGTGTGCGATGTCGAGCACACGGCGAGCGGCGGCAAGGTGATCTGGGCCGCGGTACCGCTCAAACCCGTGCACGTGCGCTAG
- a CDS encoding DJ-1/PfpI family protein, giving the protein MQIAMVLYDRFTALDIIGPYEALSRLPDAQVDFVAETAGPVRADTGFLAITADKALADVPRPDILVVPGGPGTFAEIENETLLEWLRTADTTSTWTTSVCSGSLLLAAAGLLDGRRATSHWLTLDFLQQYGAEPTGERVVPDGKYITAAGVSSGIDMGLTLVGKIAGDEHAQAVQLLTEYDPQPPYDAGSPQKAPAHLVEEFRANSRFSLV; this is encoded by the coding sequence ATGCAGATCGCGATGGTCCTCTACGACCGCTTCACCGCCCTCGACATCATCGGCCCCTACGAGGCGCTGAGCCGACTCCCGGACGCACAGGTCGACTTCGTCGCCGAGACCGCGGGCCCGGTCCGCGCCGACACGGGATTCCTCGCCATCACCGCCGACAAGGCCCTGGCCGACGTACCGCGCCCCGACATCCTCGTGGTGCCGGGCGGCCCCGGAACCTTCGCCGAGATCGAGAACGAAACGCTCCTGGAGTGGCTCAGGACCGCCGACACCACGAGCACCTGGACGACCTCCGTCTGCAGCGGCTCGCTGCTGCTGGCCGCCGCGGGCCTGCTCGACGGCCGCCGCGCCACGAGCCACTGGCTCACCCTCGACTTCCTGCAGCAGTACGGCGCCGAGCCCACGGGTGAGCGAGTCGTGCCGGACGGCAAGTACATCACCGCCGCCGGCGTCTCCTCCGGCATCGACATGGGACTGACCCTGGTCGGGAAGATCGCCGGCGACGAACACGCCCAGGCCGTGCAGCTGCTCACCGAGTACGACCCGCAGCCGCCCTACGACGCGGGATCCCCGCAGAAGGCGCCCGCTCACCTCGTCGAGGAGTTCCGCGCGAACAGCCGCTTCAGCCTGGTGTAG
- a CDS encoding IS481 family transposase: MAHANARLTFHGRCLLVRRVVFDRRPVAHVAKELGVSRQCAHRWVNRYRVEGWPGLHDRSSRPRTCPTRTPAEVEERVLQARRRLRRGPEQISEATGVPARTVTRILRRHHMPPLAACDPLTGQVIRAVRKSAARYEYNQPGGLVHVDVKKLGKIPDGGGWRAHGRSEDVRGRGIGYDYVHAAVDDHSRLAYAEILADEKGVTCAAFLTRAAAFFAGHGIARIERVMTDNARNYRTSGSFRDACQTLGAQQKFTRPHCPWTNGKVERFNRTLQAEWAYHQVFASNTERADALAPWLQFYNTGRRHTALGGQPPISRLSPKS, translated from the coding sequence GTGGCCCACGCTAATGCCCGGCTGACCTTTCACGGCAGATGCCTGCTGGTGCGTCGCGTTGTCTTCGACCGGCGCCCGGTCGCGCACGTCGCCAAGGAACTGGGAGTCTCCCGGCAGTGTGCTCACCGCTGGGTCAATCGCTATCGGGTCGAGGGCTGGCCGGGGCTGCACGATCGCTCCAGCCGCCCCCGCACCTGCCCCACACGCACGCCGGCCGAGGTCGAGGAGCGTGTTCTTCAGGCCCGCCGACGCCTGCGCCGGGGACCCGAGCAGATCAGCGAGGCCACCGGGGTTCCGGCCCGGACCGTGACCCGGATCCTGCGCCGCCACCACATGCCGCCCCTGGCAGCCTGCGACCCGCTCACCGGGCAGGTCATCCGGGCGGTGCGCAAAAGCGCCGCACGCTACGAGTACAACCAGCCAGGCGGCCTGGTCCACGTGGACGTGAAGAAGCTCGGCAAAATCCCCGACGGCGGCGGCTGGCGCGCCCACGGCCGCAGCGAGGACGTCCGCGGCCGCGGCATCGGCTACGACTACGTGCACGCCGCCGTGGACGACCACTCCCGCCTGGCCTACGCCGAAATCCTGGCCGACGAGAAAGGCGTCACCTGCGCCGCGTTCCTCACCCGCGCGGCCGCGTTCTTCGCCGGCCACGGCATCGCCCGCATCGAGCGCGTGATGACCGACAACGCCCGCAACTACCGCACCTCCGGCTCCTTCCGCGACGCCTGCCAAACCCTGGGCGCACAGCAGAAGTTCACCCGGCCCCACTGCCCATGGACCAACGGCAAGGTCGAACGCTTCAACCGCACCCTGCAGGCCGAATGGGCCTACCACCAGGTCTTTGCCAGCAACACCGAACGCGCCGACGCACTCGCACCCTGGCTGCAGTTCTACAACACTGGCCGCCGACACACCGCGCTCGGCGGCCAGCCACCAATCAGCCGACTGTCACCAAAGTCATGA
- a CDS encoding enoyl-CoA hydratase/isomerase family protein, whose product MEPQLLHSVTDSVATVVIHHPAKRNAMTAAMWRALPPLLETLAADPAVRVLVLTGEGGTFCAGADISTLRGSPQEAQTLAVAAEEALAAFPKPTLAAIRGHCVGGGSQLAAACDLRFAEAGALFGVTPAKLGIVYAASSTRRLVQLVGPATAKYLLFSGELIDAERALRTGLVDEVLPEGELGKRVAEFTRILASRSLLTQAAAKEFANGRTDRDDHWAEQARGSGDTAEGVAAFLERRQPRFTWSVPTPG is encoded by the coding sequence ATGGAGCCCCAACTGCTGCACAGCGTGACCGACTCGGTCGCCACCGTCGTCATCCACCACCCGGCCAAGCGCAACGCGATGACGGCCGCGATGTGGCGCGCCCTGCCGCCGCTGCTGGAGACGCTGGCCGCCGATCCGGCCGTGCGGGTGCTGGTGCTGACCGGCGAGGGCGGGACGTTCTGCGCGGGCGCCGACATCTCCACGCTGCGGGGGTCGCCGCAGGAGGCGCAGACGCTGGCCGTGGCCGCCGAGGAGGCGCTGGCGGCCTTCCCCAAGCCGACGCTCGCCGCGATTCGGGGGCACTGCGTGGGCGGCGGGTCGCAGCTCGCGGCGGCGTGCGATCTGCGGTTCGCCGAGGCGGGGGCGCTGTTCGGGGTGACGCCGGCGAAGCTCGGGATCGTGTATGCGGCGTCCTCCACGCGGCGGTTGGTGCAGCTGGTGGGGCCCGCCACCGCCAAGTACCTGCTGTTCTCGGGCGAGTTGATCGACGCGGAGCGGGCGCTGCGTACGGGGCTGGTGGACGAGGTGCTGCCCGAGGGCGAACTCGGCAAGCGGGTCGCGGAGTTCACCCGGATCCTGGCCTCGCGCTCGCTGCTGACGCAGGCCGCGGCGAAGGAGTTCGCCAACGGGCGCACCGACCGTGACGATCACTGGGCGGAGCAGGCGCGCGGGAGCGGCGACACCGCGGAGGGGGTCGCCGCGTTCCTGGAGCGCAGGCAGCCGCGCTTCACCTGGAGCGTGCCTACACCAGGCTGA
- the galE gene encoding UDP-glucose 4-epimerase GalE, translating to MTWLITGGAGYIGAHVARAMTGAGERVLVLDDLSAGHPTRLPSDVPLVEGSALDGDLLKRVFAEHAVTGVVHLAARKQVGESVAQPTRYYRENVGGLGTLLKAVAEAGIERFLFSSSAAVYGNPDVDLITEDTPCAPVNPYGETKLAGEWLVRAAGRAHGISTVCLRYFNVAGAAAPELADTGVFNIVPMVFDRLTRDEAPRIFGDDYPTPDGTCIRDYIHVADLAEAHLAAARRLTEADAGDDLTVNIGRGEGVSVRELITVVGEVTGDRRPAVVAARRPGDAPRAVASAALAAERLGWTARRSVPEMVESAWRGWRLHHGL from the coding sequence ATGACATGGCTGATCACCGGCGGAGCCGGCTACATCGGGGCACATGTGGCGCGGGCCATGACCGGTGCCGGGGAGCGGGTCCTCGTACTGGACGATCTCTCGGCCGGGCATCCCACGCGGCTCCCCTCGGACGTCCCGCTCGTCGAGGGCTCCGCACTGGACGGTGACCTGCTGAAGCGGGTGTTCGCCGAGCACGCGGTGACGGGTGTGGTGCATCTCGCGGCGCGCAAGCAGGTCGGCGAGTCCGTGGCCCAGCCGACGCGCTACTACCGGGAGAACGTGGGCGGTCTCGGCACGCTGCTGAAGGCGGTCGCGGAGGCCGGGATCGAGCGGTTCCTCTTCTCCTCGTCCGCCGCCGTCTACGGCAACCCGGATGTGGATCTCATCACGGAGGACACTCCCTGCGCCCCGGTGAACCCGTACGGCGAGACCAAGCTCGCCGGGGAGTGGCTGGTGCGGGCGGCGGGGCGGGCGCACGGCATCTCGACCGTGTGCCTGCGCTACTTCAACGTGGCGGGCGCGGCCGCGCCCGAACTGGCCGACACGGGCGTCTTCAACATCGTCCCCATGGTCTTCGACCGGCTCACCCGCGACGAGGCCCCGCGGATCTTCGGCGACGACTACCCGACGCCGGACGGCACCTGCATCCGTGACTACATCCATGTCGCCGATCTCGCCGAGGCGCATCTGGCGGCGGCCCGGCGGCTCACCGAGGCGGACGCGGGGGACGATCTGACGGTCAACATCGGTCGCGGCGAGGGGGTCTCGGTACGCGAGCTGATCACCGTCGTCGGCGAGGTGACCGGCGACCGGCGCCCCGCCGTCGTCGCGGCCCGGCGGCCCGGTGACGCGCCCCGCGCGGTCGCCTCCGCCGCGCTGGCCGCCGAGCGGCTCGGCTGGACGGCTCGGCGCTCGGTACCCGAGATGGTCGAGTCGGCGTGGCGGGGCTGGCGGCTGCACCACGGCCTCTGA
- a CDS encoding GlxA family transcriptional regulator encodes MTQRTVLFALFDAVQSLDVTGPLEVFAGAEKHKPGTYDIRTASLDGAPVRSSSGLTLAPDQALGDRLDAHTTLVVPGGQGTRTPNPDLVEWLREHGPRAERLVSVCTGAILLAAAGLLDGRRATTHWAYCGKLARDHPGVEVDPDPIYVRDGHVATSAGVTSGIDLALALVEEDLGRDVALGIARHLVVFLRRPGNQAQFSAQLAAQTAQREPFREVQRWITEHPDTDLTVEALAARASLSPRHFARAFQAETGMTPGRYVDRVRLEHARRLLEDTGDGIEEISRSSGYGTPEAMRRAFLKALGAAPAEYRRRFRPAPAR; translated from the coding sequence ATGACGCAGCGAACCGTTCTCTTCGCGCTCTTCGACGCGGTGCAGAGCCTCGATGTCACCGGGCCGCTGGAGGTCTTCGCGGGGGCCGAGAAGCACAAGCCGGGCACGTACGACATCCGCACCGCCTCCCTGGACGGCGCTCCCGTACGCAGCTCCAGCGGTCTGACCCTGGCACCGGACCAGGCCCTGGGCGACCGGCTCGACGCGCACACCACGCTCGTCGTCCCGGGCGGCCAGGGCACCCGCACCCCGAACCCCGACCTGGTCGAGTGGCTGCGCGAGCACGGCCCCCGAGCCGAACGCCTGGTCTCCGTGTGCACCGGAGCGATTCTGCTCGCCGCGGCCGGCCTGCTGGACGGCCGCCGCGCCACCACCCACTGGGCGTACTGCGGCAAGCTCGCCCGCGACCACCCGGGCGTCGAGGTCGACCCCGATCCCATCTACGTGCGTGACGGCCATGTCGCCACCTCCGCCGGCGTGACCTCGGGCATCGACCTCGCGCTCGCCCTGGTCGAGGAGGACCTGGGCCGGGACGTGGCCCTGGGCATCGCCCGCCACCTGGTGGTCTTCCTGCGCCGACCGGGCAACCAGGCGCAGTTCAGCGCCCAGCTCGCCGCCCAGACCGCCCAGCGCGAGCCCTTCCGAGAGGTCCAGCGCTGGATCACCGAGCACCCCGACACCGACCTGACCGTCGAGGCGCTGGCCGCCCGCGCGAGCCTCTCCCCGCGCCACTTCGCCCGCGCCTTCCAGGCCGAGACCGGCATGACCCCCGGCCGCTACGTCGACCGGGTCCGTCTGGAACACGCCCGCCGGCTCCTGGAGGACACCGGCGACGGCATCGAGGAGATCTCCCGCTCCAGCGGCTACGGCACCCCGGAGGCCATGCGCCGCGCCTTCCTCAAGGCCCTGGGCGCGGCCCCGGCCGAGTACCGCCGCCGATTCCGCCCGGCACCGGCCCGCTGA
- the idi gene encoding isopentenyl-diphosphate Delta-isomerase — MPITPATTTHSPSNGAADAILLELVDENGVTIGTAEKLAAHQPPGQLHRAFSVFLFDEHGRLLLQQRALGKYHSPGVWSNTCCGHPYPGEAPFAAAARRTYEELGVSPSLLAEAGTVRYNHPDPDSGLVEQEYNHLFVGMVQSPLRPDPDEVGATAFVTPAELAERHAKDTFSSWFMTVLDAARPAVRELTGPSAGW; from the coding sequence ATGCCGATCACACCTGCCACCACGACGCACAGTCCGTCGAACGGCGCCGCTGACGCGATTTTGCTGGAACTCGTCGACGAGAACGGTGTGACGATCGGCACCGCTGAGAAGCTCGCCGCCCATCAGCCGCCGGGACAGCTGCACCGCGCCTTCTCGGTGTTCCTGTTCGACGAGCACGGCCGGCTGCTGCTCCAGCAGCGAGCGCTCGGCAAGTACCACTCCCCCGGCGTGTGGTCCAACACCTGCTGCGGCCACCCCTACCCCGGCGAGGCGCCCTTCGCGGCGGCGGCCCGGCGGACGTACGAGGAGCTCGGCGTCTCCCCGTCGCTGCTCGCGGAGGCCGGCACGGTCCGCTACAACCACCCGGACCCGGACTCGGGTCTGGTGGAGCAGGAGTACAACCACCTCTTCGTCGGGATGGTGCAGTCCCCGCTGCGTCCGGACCCCGACGAGGTCGGCGCGACGGCCTTCGTGACCCCGGCCGAGCTGGCCGAGCGGCACGCGAAGGACACCTTCTCGTCCTGGTTCATGACCGTGCTGGACGCGGCCCGTCCCGCCGTGCGCGAGCTGACGGGGCCCTCGGCAGGCTGGTGA
- a CDS encoding cation diffusion facilitator family transporter, with protein sequence MGAGHDHGHGHSHAPATGTAAAAYRGRLRVALSITLGVMVVEIVGGVVADSLALIADAAHMATDALGLGMALLAIHFANRPPSATRTFGYARAEILAALANCLLLLGVGGYVLYEAIERFLTPADTEGGLMIVFGAIGLVANMVSLSLLMRGQKESLNVRGAFLEVAADALGSLAVLISAAVILATGWQAADPIASLVIGLMIVPRTLKLLRETLDVLLESAPKGVDMTQVRAHILALDGVEDVHDLHAWTITSGMPVLSAHVVVRSDVLNAIGHEKMLHELQGCLGDHFDVEHCTFQLEPSGHAEHEARLCH encoded by the coding sequence ATGGGGGCTGGGCACGATCACGGGCATGGGCACTCGCACGCGCCCGCAACCGGTACGGCGGCGGCCGCGTACCGCGGAAGGCTGCGCGTCGCGCTGTCGATCACGCTCGGTGTCATGGTGGTCGAGATCGTCGGCGGTGTCGTCGCCGACTCGCTCGCCCTGATCGCCGACGCGGCGCACATGGCGACGGACGCGCTGGGCCTGGGCATGGCCCTGCTGGCGATCCACTTCGCGAACCGTCCGCCGAGCGCGACGCGCACCTTCGGCTACGCCCGCGCGGAGATACTCGCCGCCCTCGCCAACTGTCTGCTCCTGCTGGGCGTCGGCGGCTATGTCCTGTACGAGGCGATCGAGCGGTTCCTCACGCCCGCGGACACCGAGGGCGGCCTGATGATCGTGTTCGGCGCGATCGGCCTGGTCGCGAACATGGTCTCGTTGTCACTGCTGATGCGGGGCCAGAAGGAGAGCCTGAACGTGCGCGGCGCGTTCCTGGAGGTGGCCGCGGACGCGCTGGGCTCGCTCGCGGTGCTGATCTCCGCGGCGGTGATCCTGGCGACGGGCTGGCAGGCCGCCGACCCGATCGCCTCGCTGGTCATCGGCCTCATGATCGTGCCCCGCACCCTCAAGCTGCTGCGTGAGACCCTCGACGTCCTGCTGGAGTCGGCCCCCAAGGGCGTCGACATGACGCAGGTGCGGGCCCACATACTCGCCCTGGACGGTGTCGAGGACGTCCACGACCTGCACGCCTGGACGATCACGTCCGGCATGCCGGTGCTGTCGGCCCATGTGGTGGTGCGCTCCGACGTCCTGAACGCGATCGGCCACGAGAAGATGCTGCACGAGCTCCAGGGCTGCCTCGGTGACCACTTCGACGTGGAGCACTGCACCTTCCAACTGGAGCCGAGCGGGCACGCCGAGCACGAGGCGCGGCTCTGCCACTGA
- a CDS encoding Tex family protein — MTTPLVGSIEGRIAAELGVRERQVKAAVELLDGGSTVPFIARYRKEATEMLDDAQLRSVEERLRYLRELEERRTAILDSVREQGKLTEELQARIRGAETKARLEDIYLPYKPKRRTKAQIAREAGLEPLAEGLLGDPTVEPLAAAAAFVDADKGVADPQAALEGARAILTERFSEDADLIGELRERMWVRGRLAAKVRDGKEEAGAKFADYFDFAEPFTELPSHRILAMLRGEKEEVLDLVLEPEEATDGPSSYEGIVAAKFGIGDRGRPADKWLTDTVRWAWRTRILVHLGIDLRLRLRTAAEDEAVGVFAANLRDLLLAAPAGTRATLGLDPGFRTGVKVAVVDATGKVVATDVIYPHVPANKWDEAIAKLARLAKEHAVELVAIGNGTASRETDKLAGELITKHPELKLTKVMVSEAGASVYSASAFASQELPDMDVSLRGAVSIARRLQDPLAELVKIDPKSIGVGQYQHDLSEVKLSRSLDAVVEDCVNGVGVDVNTASAPLLARVSGITSGLAENIVSHRDSNGPFTSRSQLKNVARLGPKAYEQCAGFLRIRGGEDPLDASSVHPEAYPVVRRMVKTSGQEVAALIGNTGVLRSLKPNDFVDETFGLPTVTDILRELEKPGRDPRPAFKTATFKEGVEKISDLASGMVLEGVVTNVAAFGAFVDVGVHQDGLVHVSAMSKTFVKDPRDVVKPGDIVKVKVLDVDIPRKRISLTLRLDDEAAPQGQQGGGGGERRQRGGRPPQQRQGRGGGGGGGSRQAPPPANSAMADALRRAGLVDPKRGKR, encoded by the coding sequence GTGACGACACCCCTCGTAGGGTCCATCGAAGGCAGGATCGCCGCGGAGCTCGGCGTACGGGAGCGGCAGGTGAAGGCTGCCGTGGAGCTGCTCGACGGCGGTTCGACGGTGCCCTTCATCGCCCGCTACCGCAAGGAAGCGACCGAGATGCTCGACGACGCGCAGTTGCGCTCGGTCGAGGAGCGGCTGCGCTATCTGCGCGAGCTGGAGGAGCGGCGGACGGCGATCCTCGACTCGGTGCGCGAGCAGGGCAAGCTGACCGAGGAGCTTCAGGCGCGGATCCGCGGCGCCGAGACCAAGGCGCGGCTGGAGGACATCTATCTGCCGTACAAGCCCAAGCGGCGGACCAAGGCGCAGATCGCCCGGGAGGCGGGTCTTGAGCCCCTCGCCGAAGGGCTGCTCGGCGATCCGACCGTCGAGCCGCTCGCCGCTGCCGCCGCCTTCGTCGACGCCGACAAGGGCGTCGCCGATCCGCAGGCCGCCCTGGAGGGCGCCCGGGCGATCCTCACCGAGCGGTTCTCGGAGGACGCCGACCTGATCGGCGAGCTGCGCGAGCGCATGTGGGTGCGCGGCCGGCTGGCCGCCAAGGTGCGGGACGGCAAGGAGGAGGCCGGCGCGAAGTTCGCCGACTACTTCGACTTCGCCGAGCCGTTCACCGAGCTGCCCTCGCACCGGATCCTCGCGATGCTCCGCGGCGAGAAGGAGGAGGTCCTCGACCTCGTGCTGGAGCCGGAGGAGGCCACCGACGGTCCCTCCTCGTACGAGGGGATCGTCGCCGCGAAGTTCGGGATCGGCGACCGTGGCCGCCCCGCCGACAAATGGCTGACGGACACCGTGCGCTGGGCCTGGCGGACGCGGATCCTGGTGCACCTCGGCATCGATCTGCGGCTGCGGCTGCGGACGGCCGCCGAGGACGAGGCGGTGGGCGTCTTCGCCGCCAACCTGCGGGACCTGCTGCTCGCCGCGCCGGCCGGCACGCGCGCGACGCTGGGCCTGGACCCGGGCTTCCGCACGGGCGTCAAGGTCGCCGTGGTCGACGCGACCGGCAAGGTCGTGGCCACCGACGTCATCTACCCGCACGTGCCCGCCAACAAGTGGGACGAGGCGATCGCCAAGCTGGCGCGGCTGGCGAAGGAGCACGCGGTCGAGCTGGTCGCGATCGGCAACGGCACCGCGTCCCGCGAGACCGACAAGCTCGCCGGGGAACTGATCACCAAGCATCCCGAGTTGAAGCTCACCAAGGTGATGGTGTCCGAGGCGGGCGCCTCGGTGTACTCGGCCTCCGCGTTCGCCTCCCAGGAGCTGCCCGACATGGACGTGTCGCTGCGCGGCGCCGTGTCGATCGCCCGTCGGCTGCAGGACCCGCTCGCCGAGCTGGTGAAGATCGACCCCAAGTCGATCGGTGTCGGCCAGTACCAGCACGACCTGTCCGAGGTGAAGCTGTCGCGCTCGCTGGACGCGGTGGTGGAGGACTGTGTGAACGGCGTCGGCGTGGACGTCAACACCGCCTCCGCGCCGCTGCTCGCGCGCGTCTCCGGCATCACCTCCGGGCTCGCCGAGAACATCGTGTCGCACCGGGACTCCAACGGGCCGTTCACCTCCCGCTCGCAGCTGAAGAACGTGGCGCGGCTCGGCCCGAAGGCCTATGAGCAGTGCGCGGGCTTCCTGCGCATCCGCGGGGGCGAGGACCCGCTGGACGCGTCCAGCGTGCACCCCGAGGCGTATCCCGTCGTGCGGCGGATGGTGAAGACGTCGGGCCAGGAGGTGGCCGCGCTCATCGGCAACACGGGCGTGCTGCGGTCGCTGAAGCCGAACGACTTCGTGGACGAGACGTTCGGCCTGCCGACCGTCACGGACATCCTCAGGGAGCTGGAGAAGCCCGGGCGCGACCCGCGTCCCGCGTTCAAGACGGCCACCTTCAAGGAGGGCGTCGAGAAGATCTCCGACCTGGCGTCCGGGATGGTCCTGGAGGGCGTCGTGACGAACGTGGCGGCGTTCGGCGCGTTCGTGGACGTCGGTGTCCACCAGGACGGTCTTGTGCATGTCTCGGCGATGTCGAAGACCTTCGTCAAGGACCCGCGGGACGTGGTGAAGCCCGGTGACATCGTCAAGGTGAAGGTCCTCGACGTCGACATTCCGCGCAAGCGGATCTCGCTGACGCTGCGGCTCGACGACGAGGCGGCTCCGCAGGGACAGCAGGGCGGGGGCGGCGGCGAGCGCCGGCAGCGGGGCGGGCGTCCGCCGCAGCAGCGGCAGGGCCGCGGCGGCGGGGGCGGTGGCGGCTCGCGCCAGGCGCCGCCTCCGGCCAACAGCGCGATGGCCGACGCCCTGCGCCGCGCGGGCCTCGTCGACCCCAAGCGGGGCAAGCGCTGA
- a CDS encoding putative glycolipid-binding domain-containing protein, which yields MATSRVITWEVSGSKGIETAWAELGEDSLRGRGRAVGTVPEPYWISYELDTAGAFVTRRLRVTAESAAGVRTLDLRHDGAGRWTANGERLPAVAGALDCDLGLCPLTNTMPVRRHGLHLAPGEREFLMAWVSVPDLAVVASRQTYTHLGVGRIRFVSGDFRADIECDDDGFVVDYPGLATRLDRADG from the coding sequence ATGGCGACGTCGCGTGTCATCACCTGGGAAGTGTCGGGGAGCAAGGGCATCGAGACCGCCTGGGCCGAGCTCGGCGAGGACTCCCTGCGGGGGCGTGGCCGGGCGGTCGGGACGGTTCCGGAGCCGTACTGGATCTCGTACGAACTCGACACGGCCGGCGCCTTCGTGACGCGTCGGCTGCGGGTCACCGCCGAGTCCGCGGCCGGTGTGCGCACGCTCGACCTGCGGCACGACGGGGCGGGCCGGTGGACGGCGAACGGTGAGCGGCTGCCCGCCGTGGCCGGCGCCCTCGACTGTGACCTCGGGCTGTGCCCGCTCACCAACACCATGCCGGTGCGGCGGCACGGGCTCCATCTGGCGCCCGGGGAACGGGAGTTCCTGATGGCGTGGGTGTCGGTGCCGGATCTGGCCGTCGTCGCCTCGCGGCAGACGTACACACATCTGGGCGTGGGCCGGATTCGCTTCGTGTCCGGTGACTTCCGCGCGGACATCGAGTGCGACGACGACGGCTTCGTCGTGGACTACCCGGGGCTGGCCACCCGGCTCGACCGAGCCGACGGGTAG
- a CDS encoding LPFR motif small protein has product MFRAIADVLRRIGGAVATVVTLPFRALARLFGGASGSTRSRRV; this is encoded by the coding sequence GTGTTCCGTGCAATCGCAGACGTGTTGCGGCGGATCGGCGGCGCGGTCGCCACCGTTGTGACCCTGCCGTTCCGGGCACTCGCGCGGCTCTTCGGTGGGGCCTCGGGGAGTACGCGGAGCCGTCGGGTCTGA